GGAGATGGCATTACAATCGATAATGTCATCCCTTTCCACGTCGAAGCGTTGACCGCGAAATTGCGCGAGATGGGCGTCAAAGTGGAGGAGCGGGAAGAGCATATATTCATTCCGAAAACGGAGAATTTGCTGGCAGTCGACGTGAAAACGCTCGTCTACCCGGGATTCCCGACCGATCTGCAACAGCCGTTCTCGGTGCTGTTGTCGCAGGCGCATGGCTCATCCGTCATAACGGATACGATCTATTCCGCGCGGTTTAAGCAAATAGACGAATTGCGGCGGATGAATGCCGACGGAAAAGTGGAGGGGCAATCGGTCATTCTTTCGGGACCGACTCCACTCCAGGCTGCGACCGTCCGCGCTACCGACCTTCGCGCAGGTGCGGCTCTCGTCATCGCGGGACTGCTTGCAGAAGGTGAAACGGAAATTCAGGAAATCCAACATATCGAACGGGGCTACAGCGACCTCATCGAGAAACTTCGCGGCATCGGAGCGGACATCAGGAAAGTTTCGGTTTCGGAAAAAGCGACGATCGGTGAATAAAGTGAAGTTATGCTTATGCTATACTAGAGACGAATTTAACAGCTAATGAAAAGCGTATAACTTGTTAATGGATAATGAAATGCGCAAAACGGGAGGAACAATCATAATGGAACGCAGTTTATCGATGGAATTAGTACGTGTAACAGAAGCGGCGGCAGTATCGGCTTCCCGCTGGATGGGGCGCGGTTTGAAAAACGAAGCGGATGACGCCGCAACGGAAGCGATGCGTACTGTGTTCGACACGATCCCGATGCAAGGGGTCGTCGTAATCGGCGAAGGCGAAATGGATGAAGCACCGATGCTCTATATCGGCGAAGAGCTCGGAACAGGCGAAGGTCCGGAAGTGGATGTCGCCGTCGACCCGCTGGAAGGTACGAACATCGTCGCATCAGGAGGCTGGAATGCGCTTGCGGTCATCGCAATCGCAGATAAAGGGAACCTCCTCAACGCGCCGGACATGTACATGGATAAAATCGCGGTCGGACCTGAAGCGGTCGGCAAAATCGACATCAACGCATCTATCGCAGATAACCTTCAAGCCGTAGCCAAAGCGAAAAACAAATCGATCGATGAAGTTGTGGCAACTGTCCTCAACCGTGAACGCCATTCGAAAATCATCGAAGAAATCAGAGCTGCAGGCGCACGCATCAAGCTCATCAACGACGGGGACGTGGCTGCTGCGATCAATACGGCATTCGACGACACAGGCGTAGACATCCTGTTCGGACTCGGCGGAGCTCCTGAAGGCGTCATCGCCGCAGTCGGACTTAAATGCCTCGGCGGCGAAATCCAAGGCAAGCTCATCCCTTCAAATGAGGAAGAGCGCCTCCGTTGCGAAAAAATGGGAATCGACATTACGAAAGTACTCTACATGGATGACCTCGTAAAAGGCGACGACGCCATCTTCGCCGCAACGGGAGTAACAGACGGCGAATTGCTGCGCGGCGTCCAATTCAAAGGCGGCTACAGCGAAACCCACTCACTCGTCATGCGCTCCAAATCCGGAACAATCCGTTTCGTAGAAGGACGCCACAGCATGAAGAAAAAACCGAATTTGGTTATGCAAGATTGAATATGTTTTAATTAAAAATAGCAAGCCTCAGCCCGGCATTTCGCCGGGCATACTTCTATTAATTGATTCACCTACCCGATGAAACAATCACCCTTACAAACGAAAACAAATAAAGAGTGGAGCTTATGATACTATGCCAATTCTAACAATCGCCAGCTTGGAAAATATGACCCTAAAAGAGTTATATGAGCTTGCAAGAGAATACAAAATCTCCTATTACAGCAAACTAACGAAAAAAGAACTCATCTTCGCCATCCTAAAATCGAGAGCAGAACAGGAAGGTTTCTTCTTCATGGAAGGCGTACTCGAAATCATCCAATCGGAAGGATACGGATTCCTCCGTCCGATCAACTACTCGCCAAGCTCTGAGGACATCTACATTTCCGCTTCTCAGATCAGACGATTTGACTTGCGAAACGGGGATAAGGTGACAGGGAAAGTACGTCCGCCAAAAGAGAACGAACGCTATTACGGCTTGCTGCAAGTGGAAGCCGTCAACGGGGAAGACCCGGAAGTCGCCAGGGAGCGCGTCCATTTCCCGGCGCTCACACCGCTTTATCCGGACCGCCATATCAAACTTGAAACGACACCACAGAAATTGTCCACCCGCATCATGGACTTAGTGTCGCCGGTCGGTTTCGGCCAGCGTGGACTGATCGTCGCACCTCCGAAAGCAGGGAAGACGATGCTGTTGAAAGAAATTGCGAATGCCATTACGACGAATCATCCTGAATCAGAATTGATCGTCCTCCTCATCGACGAGCGTCCTGAGGAAGTGACGGACATCGAACGTTCCGTCAATGCCGATGTCGTCAGCTCGACATTCGACGAAGTGCCGGAAAACCACGTGAAAGTCGCTGAACTTGTATTGGAGCGCGCAATGCGCCTCGTCGAACATAAACGCGATGTCGTCATTCTTATGGATTCCATCACGAGATTGGCACGCGCTTATAACCTCGTCATCCCGCCAAGCGGCCGTACGCTTTCAGGCGGTATCGACCCGGCTGCGTTCCACCGTCCGAAGCGATTTTTCGGTGCGGCGCGAAACCTCGAGGAAGGCGGCAGCTTGACGATTCTCGCAACCGCTTTGATCGACACGGGCTCGCGTATGGATGAAGTTATTTACGAGGAATTCAAAGGGACCGGCAACATGGAGTTGCATCTTGACCGCAGCCTTGCAGAACGCCGTATTTTCCCTGCACTCGACATTCGCCGCTCCGGAACGCGGAAAGAGGAATTGCTCATCCCGTCCGAACAGCTCGAAAAACTTTGGGCGATCCGGAAGACGTTTTCCGACGCACCAGATTTCGCGGAACGCTTCCTGAAAAAACTGCGTCAATCCAAATCGAACGAAGAATTTTTCGACAAGCTCAATGAAGAAATGAAAGCCCATCGCAACGGAAAAGGACTCCTTTAATACGAAATAAAAATAGTTGCAAGCGCCGTCACGAAGAACGGCGTTTGCGAGCACAAGCGCAGCGTTGCGAGCAAGAATAATGAAGTGAAATCACAGTGTGAAATTCGAATAAAATAGTTGCATATACCTAATGAATTTGTTATAATTCTTGAGTATGGTTTATAGCCATCTGCTGCATATGCGGTTGACATACACGGACCGTGTAAGGCATCAGTCTTATGCAACACCCTACAATAATACTCTGTTCCA
The genomic region above belongs to Sporosarcina sp. Marseille-Q4943 and contains:
- the glpX gene encoding class II fructose-bisphosphatase, with translation MERSLSMELVRVTEAAAVSASRWMGRGLKNEADDAATEAMRTVFDTIPMQGVVVIGEGEMDEAPMLYIGEELGTGEGPEVDVAVDPLEGTNIVASGGWNALAVIAIADKGNLLNAPDMYMDKIAVGPEAVGKIDINASIADNLQAVAKAKNKSIDEVVATVLNRERHSKIIEEIRAAGARIKLINDGDVAAAINTAFDDTGVDILFGLGGAPEGVIAAVGLKCLGGEIQGKLIPSNEEERLRCEKMGIDITKVLYMDDLVKGDDAIFAATGVTDGELLRGVQFKGGYSETHSLVMRSKSGTIRFVEGRHSMKKKPNLVMQD
- the rho gene encoding transcription termination factor Rho, with protein sequence MPILTIASLENMTLKELYELAREYKISYYSKLTKKELIFAILKSRAEQEGFFFMEGVLEIIQSEGYGFLRPINYSPSSEDIYISASQIRRFDLRNGDKVTGKVRPPKENERYYGLLQVEAVNGEDPEVARERVHFPALTPLYPDRHIKLETTPQKLSTRIMDLVSPVGFGQRGLIVAPPKAGKTMLLKEIANAITTNHPESELIVLLIDERPEEVTDIERSVNADVVSSTFDEVPENHVKVAELVLERAMRLVEHKRDVVILMDSITRLARAYNLVIPPSGRTLSGGIDPAAFHRPKRFFGAARNLEEGGSLTILATALIDTGSRMDEVIYEEFKGTGNMELHLDRSLAERRIFPALDIRRSGTRKEELLIPSEQLEKLWAIRKTFSDAPDFAERFLKKLRQSKSNEEFFDKLNEEMKAHRNGKGLL